One Pseudobutyrivibrio xylanivorans genomic window, AGCGAAGTACTCTGAATCTGGTGAAGAATCAACAATCTTTAACTCGTCACGGAGCCACTGGATAGCAGCACCAGCAACGTATACAGAACCCTCAAGTGCGTATGTAACCTTCCCATCAAGACCCCATGCAATAGTTGTAAGAAGATCATTCTTGGAGAAGATTGGCTTCTCGCCTGTGTTCATAAGCATGAAGCAACCTGTTCCGTATGTATTCTTTGCCTCGCCCTCTTTGTAGCATGTCTGTCCGAAAAGAGCTGCCTGCTGATCGCCAGCAGCACCAGCGATACGGATAGGACCACCGAAGAACTCAGGATCTGTCTCACCATAGATGCAGCTTGAAGGCTTAGCCTCTGGAAGCATGCTCTTTGGAATCTCAAGAATCTGGCAAAGCTCATCATCCCACTCAAGAGTGTTGATATTGAATAATAATGTACGAGATGCGTTAGAGTAGTCTGTAACGTGTACTTTGCCCTTTGTGAGCTTGTAGATTAACCAAGAATCTACAGTACCGAAGCAAAGCTCGCCTTTTTCTGCTCTCTCACGTGCGCCCTCTACATTATCAAGGATCCAACGAATCTTTGTACCAGAGAAGTATGGGTCAAACTTAAGACCTGTCTTCTGTTGGAATTTCTCTACGATACCTGGAACCTTACCCTTCATCTGCTCAGCAAAATCTGCTGTACGACGGCACTGCCATACGATTGCATGTGTGATAGGCTGTCCTGTTGCTCTATCCCAAACGATAACTGTCTCACGCTGATTTGTGATACCAATTGCTGCGATATCATCTGATGTAGCGCCAACCTTTCTCATTGCTTCACGAGCAACTGAAAGCTGTGTCTGCCAAATTTCGTTGGCATCATGCTCAACCCAACCTGGCTGTGGGAAATACTGTGTAAATTCCTTCTGTGCAACAGAGCACATCTCACCTTTCTCATTAAAAAGGATACATCTGTTACTTGTTGTTCCGGCATCAAGAGCCATTACATATTTTGCCATTATTACTCCTCCTTTTTGCCTTTGGCATTGGCTACTATTCAGGAGTTGGCTTAAACGTCACTAAAGCTTCCATACCTCCTCATTGGTGGTAGATACGGCAAGCACCCCATTATTTAGTGCGTTCATTACGTCATCTCTGTCTCCGATAAGACCTCCAGCTAAAACAGGCACCCTACTTGCCTGATTTACACGCTTGATAATCTTCGGAAGAACGATTCCCGGAAGAATCTCGATGACATCTGGCTGAGATACTCCGTGACGGTCTTGCTTCTCAATATTCACAAGAGCCATACTGTCGATTACGAAATATCTGAGCACTGTGTAAAGCCCCAACTCCTTTGCCCTTCCGATGAGATTCCCTTTGGTGGTGATGATTCCATCTGCCTGGGTGTTGTTTTTTATAAAGTCGACCGAAATTTCCTTGGTGTTATTCAAACCTGCAACCAGATCTAAATGAACCATGGCAAGCTTTCCTGCTGCTTTGATTTGCTCTACGATACCTGGAATCGTACAGACATCTCCATATAGAATGAAGATAATCTCACAGTCGGTAGCAATTGCCTTTTTCAATCCGCTGTCGTCTTTGATGGCTGCGATAACTGGATTTGCTTCCAGCTTTTCGATGAAGTCTCTATGCATTACTATTTATACTCCTTCAAATACCCCTATTTGTTTTAGGCACAAAAAAAGAACATGCCTAAAGATGCAAGAGCTCCAACTCTCGACACAGCCACATTCTCATCTCTCACGGGCATTTATTAACTTTTATGATTAAATGATACACGACATCTGAGTAAAATTCAACATAAATTTTTCACAGTCTAAACATTATCTGTACATAATTGCCCAATATTGTCATTGTGATATAATTAACGAACTGTAGGAATTGCATAAAATCAGGTTTTGTTAAAAGTTGCGTTTAAGATATTATAGACAAATGTGTGTAAAGGAAGGATTTGTGGAAACTAAAAAAGCAAGTTTTGATACCAAAACTTGCTTTTACGTCTATTGTTGGGAACTAACTATTGCATTGTATAAATCATTATATTCTTCAAATGCAGGATATTGTGGATAATCCCTCTTAATAGCATCTGTTGTTCTGAATAAGAAGCCCGCCTTTGAAGCTTCAATCATTGCAAGGTCATTAAAGCTATCTCCGCTTGCAATTGTCTCGAAACCGCAGGACTGAAGCGCTCTTACTGTGGTGAGCTTACTCTTTTCACAACGCATCTTATATCCTGTAATCTCTCCATTTTCTCCAACAACAAGTTCGTTGCAGAAGATAGTAGGCATGCCAAGCTTTTCCATAAGAGGTCCAGCAAACTGTGCAAATGTATCACTAATTATGACAACCTGACCATTAGCTCTGAGTTTATCTAAGAATTCCTTTGCTCCTGGGAGCGGGTCAATGGTTGCTATAGTATCCTGAATCTCTTTAAGACCTAGACCATGCTCTTTTAATATACCGATACGGTAATTCATAAGCTTGTCATAGTCCGGCTCATCTCTGGTTGTTTTCTTAAGCTCTGGGATTCCACTCGCTTCAGCAAATGCAATCCAAATTTCTGGAACAAGTACACCTTCTAAATCTAAGCAAGTAATATACATAACATCTCTCCTATAGTACGCAGTTACAGCAACAAGCATTAGCTATCTCCGTTCAGCATGGAAAGCTTGACTTGAGATATCTATAAGCTTGATGCCTACCGCTCATTTAAAAACCTGTATTCATTAACTAGTTCATAAATTTTATACGACTAATACATGCGAATTACACTAATGATTCCGCCAAGTGCTGCGCTACGCTCGGCAAATTCTGCTTCAGACATCTCAGCTGTGATGAAGCCCACCTCATTATCTAAGTCAAGAGTTGAGTACTCAACCTCTTCAAATTCATTTTCAATATTTGACTGAAGAGCTGATGTTCTTACAAAGAATCTATGCTTCTCCTTAGTTGGATTTGCAAGTTCAAGCTTTTCGTCACTCCATCCAAGCTTGATGTATTTACCTGGATTTCGTGCAAGGAATACCATATCTCCAACAACAGCGGATGCTGTAGGAAGCGCCCCAGCGCCTGCACCATAGTACATAGACTCACCAAGCATGTTTCCCCTTACCGATACAGCATTCATAACACCCGAAACATGATAAAGCATGCTATCTGGCTTTACAAGGAAAGGAGCAACACGACATGCGTATGTATCGCCAACCTTTATACTGTGTGCAATAAGCTTAATGCTACGGCCCATAGCCTTGGCATATTTGAAATCTGTCGATGAAATCTTGCTGATACCCTCAGTTGGGATATCATTGAAGTCAACATTTTTACCTGAAACAAGAGAAGTAAGAATTGCGATTTTTCTGCAGCTATCATGACCTTCAACATCAGCAGTTGGATCCTTCTCAGCATAACCAAGGCTCTGTGCCTCAGCAAGGATTTCAGCATAGTCGCTTCCGAACTGTTCCATGTTTGTAAGCATATAATTAGTGGTTCCATTACAAATAGCAGACATTTCCTCAATCACATCACCTGTAAGACAGGCTGTGAGAGTTCTGATAATAGGAATACCTCCGCCAACGGCAGCTTCAAAAACGAAGTTAACATTATTTTTCTCAGCTACCTGCATAAGCTCAGCACCCTTGTCCGCAACAAGTGCTTTATTGGAAGTTGTGACTGATTTGCCAGCCTCCAACATAGCTTTCACAAAGGTAAATGCAGGCTCGACACCGCCCATAGTCTCAACAACGATTTTAACATCTTTATCCTTGACTATTTCCTTGTAATCCTTAACAAAAAGTTTCTCGTTTGGGTCACCTGGGAAATCTCTAAGATCAAGAATATATTTAAGCTCAAGTGGCTCACCTATTCTTTCTGCCAAGACATCCTTGTTTGTCTCAAGAACCTTTGCTACGCCGGAACCTATAGTTCCATAACCCATAATTGCTGCTTTCATCCTGTTGTCACTCCCTTGCTAAAATTTTTACATAATGAACACCATCAAAGGCCTCGATAGCTGTCACAAGATCAGAAAAATCTCCTGAATCTTCAAGCACGTCCACCGAAATAGTAAGGGTGGCAAAGCCATTGACTGGAATACTTTGATGTATAGTCAAAATATTCACATGGAAGTGAGCCATCTCATCTAGTACTCTCGAAAGAATTCCAGGCTCATCCTCCAACTGGATGACCATATTGATTGTCTTTCCCTTTGTATCCTCATGGAACGGGAAAATGTCATCCTTGTACTTATAAAATGAGCTACGGCTTATGCCAACTATTTCTGTAGCCTCCTGAACTGAGTCACATTTGCCAGTGTCCAAAAGCTTCTTAGCGGCAACAACCTTTAGCAATACTTCTGGTACAGCTTTCTCTTTTAAAACAAAATAGGTAGTCTTCTCTGCCATATCTCCTCCATAAGTGTCTTTCGCACAAATACATTTGTGCGCTTTCAGAAGATGATAACATTAAATACTACCTAATTTCAAGTCAAATCATAATATAATTATCGCAGCCACCAAGAACTCCTTGTTCCCGCAGGGCCCCCCTCATACCTTCGCTAGGCAACTTTCCGCTCCGCGGCGCCCTCCTAGCTTGGCATGATACTTCCCTGTTCGCGCTTGCCAACACAATTTGGCCGCTTTTAATTAATTGTATTTATTTACTTTTATTCATCTGCGCTGGTGCCGCGGTCTGGGCAGCCGAGAGAAAGCCACTTCAAATACGCATTCATAAATGGAGTTAGCTTACCATCAAGGACAGCATCTGCATTACCTGATTCCTCACCAGTACGAAGGTCCTTGACCATAGTGTAAGGTTGGAGAACGTAAGAGCGGATCTGATTTCCCCAACCGATTTCTGAGACCTCTCCACGAATTCCACTAGCTTTAGCAGCGTTTTCCTCCTGCTTCAAAAGAAGAAGCTTGGTTTTCAACATCTGCATTGCCTTATCCTTGTTTTGGAACTGGCTTCGCTCATTCTGACAAGTTACCACAATTCCAGTAGGGAAGTGGGTAATACGAATAGCTGAGCTGGTCTTATTAATATGCTGACCGCCCGCACCAGATGAACGATAAGTATCGATTCTGATATCTTCATCACGTATTTCAACATCAACGTTCTCTTCAATATCAGGCATAACATCGCAGCTTGCGAAAGAAGTCTGTCGCTTGCCCTGTGCATTAAATGGCGAAATGCGGACCAAACGGTGAATACCTTTTTCAGATTTCATGTAGCCATAGGCATTCTCACCATTAACCTGGAATGTAACAGACTTTATACCCGCTTCATCGCCTTCCTGATAATCAAGCTCTTCAACTCCAAAGCCCATATCACCAGCCCAGCGACTATACATACGATATAGCATCTGAACCCAATCGCAGGCTTCCACACCACCTGCTCCAGAATGAAGAGTAACAATGGCGCTATCACCATCATATTCTCCTGAAAGGAGAGTCTTCATACGAAGAGTCTCCAAGTCATTTTCAAACTCTTCAATAAGAATTCCAACAGTCTCAACAATTTCTTCATCCTCTTCTTCATTGCCAAGATCGATGTAATCCTCTATTTCTTTATATAAATCCTCAAGCTTATCAATTACAGCCACGTCGTCCTTCATGGACTTAAGCTCTTTCATTTTGGCTGTAGATGCAGTTGCATCCGTCCAAAAGTCTGGAGCTTCCATCTCACGCTCAAGTTCTTCTATGCGTGCTTTCTTGGCTGCGACGTCAAAGTGAATCCCTCACTTCCGTCATAGAATTTTTTTGCGACGTAAGTCGCTGTTTGAACTGATCAAGTTCTATCACGAAATCACCTCTTTTCATAATCCGCCTGTTACGGCTACAAGCATTAGAGTCTCTCAGACTCGGCTACAAAAAGCCTCGCTAGAGAGCCCTAATAGCTTGATGCCTACAGGCTCATCTATAAACCTAGTTACTTATTAGTTGATTTTACTCTACTTACGTAACACTTCTAACGCTTTTTGGATTTGGTTGTCGAGATCGACGCTGTAGGTGTCGTCTTCACCGCCCATAAACTCGTATTCAAGCTCGATGTCTGGCTTGATTCCTTTTCCGTGTATGCACTCTCCACTTGGTGTATAGTAAGTCTGTGTGGTCAGCTTAAGAGCTGAACCGTCTGTAAGCGGAATAGTCGACTGAACAATTCCCTTTCCAAATGTATTGGTACCGATTATTGTACCATAATCAAAGTCTCGGATGGCACCTGTAAAAATTTCTGCTGCAGAAGCAGTATTTTCATTAACAAGGACTACCATCGGTATATTCTTTGATGAAGCATCATCTGAACGATAATCCTCTCGCTCTCCAGCTTTATCCATAGTATAAACAACGGTTCCATCTGGGAGAAGATAATCAAGCATCTCAACAACAGAGTCCAAGAGACCGCCGCCGTTATTTCTCATATCAAAGATTACTGAAGTCATTCCCTGATTTTCCAAATCCTTGTATGCATCCACAAAATCTCTGTATGTATGCTCTGTAAACTGAGATACAACGATATATCCAACATTTCCCTCAAGCATCTGATGCTCAACAGTTGGTGTAGCAATCGATGCACGGGTGCAAACTACCGTCTGCTCCTCGCCATCTCTTGAAATAACCAGCTCTACATCTGTTCCTTCTTCACCGCGTATGTGCTGAACAAAAGTATCTAGCCCTTCATCAGTTGCAAGATTTCCATCTGCTGAAACGATATAATCACCGGCTAAAAGTCCCGCCTTTTCTGCAGGTGTTCCAGCATAAACCTTTGTTATTGTAACAGCACCTGTCTCGGCATTCTTCTGAAGCAGTGCTCCTATTCCAGCATAATTACCAGTCAAGGTAGACATTAAATCCTCATACTCCTCGGCAGTATAATACTCAGAATATGGGTCATCAAGGCTTGCAACAACGCCCTTATAAATTCCATTCACAAGGTCATTTGAATCAACATCCTGATAATAATAGTTCTCTATAATAGAAATAATTGTGCTGAGTTTTGAGCCAGAAGTCTCGCCCTTTTGAAGATTATCAAGAACCTCTTCAGAAGGTTTTTCCTGCACCATAAACTGACTTCCAAATACACTAAGCAGTGCAACTGCAGATATTATGCCACCAATGATTAGACCAAGAATTGCAGCTAGAACTACCGGCCATTTCTTTCGATTTGGTGCTGGGGTAGGTACATCCACTACATTTTCAGGAGCATCGTAATAATAAGTGTATTCTTCATTTTCATTGTTTTGCATAGCTGATAAGCCTCCTTAAATAAACTAAGAAGTGCCTTTAATCCAAGGCACTCCCTAAAATGTCTTCGCTATTAAAATTTAAACTAAACTCTTAAATGCTTATGCAAGGTCACACGAGAACCAACCCAGCCAATACCAATTCCTAAACAAAGAGAAATAGGAACCAATGTCCTAAAAATTGTCTCAACTGGAATGAATGAAACCATGTTGCTGAGGAAATTAAACTCTGAACTTGCATATTCCACAACCTTTCCATATATAAAGAACAGAAGCACAAGTGGAATAATTGAGCCTATCAATCCGATGAAAATACCCTCTACAACGAATGGTGCTCTAACAAATGCATCTTTAGCACCGATAAGCTTCATGATAGCAATTTCTTCTCTTCTGACTGAGATACCAACCATAACAGTATTGCTGATCAAGAAAACTGATACCGCTAAAAGAAGCGCAACAATTGCCATAGAAACAATTGTAATAGCTTTGTTTACATCTGTAAGAGTCTTGGCTGCCACCTCTGACTGATTTACCTGGCGAACACCATCAAGTCCTTCAAGGAAAGACACCAGGGTAGGTTGCATCGAAACATCATTAAGATAAATCTCGTAGTTTGCTGAATTTGCAAGTGGGTTATCATCAGCAAAGCCCGCTGCAAGTTCGGCGTTTCCTCCGAAATACTCTTCCTGATAATCTGCCCAAGCCTGCTCTGCAGATACATAATTATATTTCGAAACTTCAACTCGCTTTTTAATCTCTTCACCGATTTCGTCAATTCGCTGTTGGGTAATACCCTCATCAAAAAAGACAGTTACAGCAACACCCTCTTCTGCAGTCTTTACCATTGACTGAAAGTTGGTACCAAGTGAGTAAAAAATTCCAAACAGGAAAATGCAGGCTGTCATTGTAGCGATCGATGCAAGCGAGAACATCTTGTTACGCCATACATTTTTCAATCCCTGTCCAATATTGTAAATATGCGTACTAATCTTCATAGTTGTCACCTCCAAAGTCGTCAACTACCACGCCCTTTTTGATGGTGATAACTCTTTTATTCATAGCTCTGACAATTTCCATATTATGGGTAACGACAACAACAGTGGTACCTCTTTGATTAATCTCTTCCAAGAGACGCATGATTTCCCAAGTGTTATCGCTATCAAGATTTCCAGTAGGCTCGTCAGCAAGAATAATCTTCGGCTCATTGATAAGAGCACGGGCTATTGCAACTCGCTGCTGTTCTCCTCCGGAAAGCTGACTAGGTCTGGACTTGTACTTTGCAGCAAGACCAACCAATGACAGAATAGCTGGAACCTTCTTTTTGATTTCGCGATTCGAAGATTCTACAACCTTCATAGCGAATGCAACATTTTCATAAACATTTCTATCAGGCAGCAGTCGGAAATTTTGGAAGACTACTCCAACATTCCTTCGATACATAGGAATTTTTTTGTGGGTAACCTTCTTTAAATCCTGACCATTGATATATATCTTGCCCTTCGAAGGCTCAAGTTCCTTTAAAAGCAATCTAATAAGGGTAGATTTACCCGAACCACTATCTCCAACAACAAAAACAAATTCGCCTGGATCAATGTGAATAGTGACATCCTCAAGAGCCGGCTTGCCAGCCTCGTAGGATTTACTAACATGATCTAATCGTATCAATTCAATACCTCTTTCTAATTAGAACTTTTCACTTTCCATGTACTTCATGTATTTTACAACCATGAGTGCAATCTTGAAGGTGATTGCATCCTCGAATACACGTAGGTCAAGACCAGTGCTCTTCTCGAGCTTGTCCAAACGATACACAAGAGTATTTCGGTGGATGTATAGCTGACGAGATGTCTCTGAAACATTCAAGCTGTTCTCAAAGAACTTGCTGATGGTTGTAAGTGTTTCCTCATCAAAATCGTCAGGTGATTTATTCTCAAAAATTTCAGAAATAAACATTTTGCAAAGTGGAATTGGAAGCTGATAAATCAGACGTCCTATACCAAGCTGTGAATATGCAATGACATTCTGGTCATTGAAGAAAATCTTGCCAACGTCCATAGCCATTGAAGCCTCCTTGTATGAACGGGAAACCTCTTTTATTTCTCCGACTATTGTACCATAAGATACACGGACTTTTTTATCGTCTTTATCATGAAAAGCGTCGATAATTACTGCCGCAATTTTGTCTATTTCGTTGTTTGAATCATTTTCACCCAGTTCTTTAACAACGATAATGTTGCGCTCATCAACCGCAGTAACAAAGTCTTTGTTCTTTCCACCAAAAACAGAGCGTACTCTGTCGAGTTCATCGCCATCCTTTTCTGGACCAACCTCAACAATCATAACTACTCGTCGTGCAGCGATATCCACATGAAGCTTCTTAGAACGGTTGTAGATATCAACCAAAAGAAGATTATCAAGAAGAAGGTTCTTGATAAAGTTATCCTTATCAAAGCGCTCCTTGTAAGCAATCATTAACTCCTGAATTTGGAAAGCAGCAATCTTACCAACAGTAGATGCCTCTTCACTATCTCCAACAGCTAAAATAACAAACTCCAACTGTTGGTCATCAAAAACCTTGAAGAAATGACAGCCCAAAGCAACCTGACTCTCAGCCTCAGATGCAGCAAAGACTGCTACCGAATCCGAATATTGTGTAGTATCGCCAAAAGTGGCTGCACACATAACCCCATCTGAGTCCATTACCGCTAAATCTATTTTAGTAAGCTGATGTAATCCCTCTAAAGTATTTTGCATAATTTGATTCGAAATCATATCGAATACCTCCTGCCTGTCTATGCAATATCAACAATCAAAAAAGCTCTTTTTGCATACAAATTCACATAATCTATTGCTATTCTAATATAAATAACCAAAAAATGAAATAGTAAACTTACATTTTATTATGCACATTTACAACTATAATAAAATACTCATGGTTATGGAGCTTTTGTGAAGTGACAAACAATGTGGTTTATTGTCTGATAATACCCACTTTTATCAGATATATTTTACTCACTTCCAAAGTCAAGTATTTTTAGCAATTTAACCACTTTTGTCACTTTAAGACAAAACACTTGTTTATAAAAATTGTGGATAACTTTTCTAATCCGTTCACAATTATTGTGGATAAAGTGGATAACACGTTTACAAGTCCATTTTTTCGTGTTTAAATTGTGAACATTTGTTGATAAAATATTGCATTTCCACAGCTTAAGAAATTATATTCATCTTTAACAAAGAGTCTATTTGTGCACAATTATCTAAAAATATCCAATATCTAAAAATATTATTTTCTGACAATTCGCATCAATTTCTGCCTTCTACTACAAAAAAGGCACCACCTAAGTGATGCCTAAATATCTAAATATCGGACTAGAAAATTCTTCTGATTGCAAGAATTGTCTTGTAGTTTACATTTGAATATGTGATACCAGTTCTCTTATTTGATGCATGGAGAAGTGTTCCATTTCCAGCATAAATACCAACGTGACCAGAATAACATACGATATCACCTGGCTGCATCTCATCATAAGATACACCATAACCAACGCTTCTCATTGCACTTGATGAATGTGGAAGGCTGACGCCGTATGCTGAATAACAACTCATTACAAAACCTGAGCAGTCTGTTCCGTTTGTAAGAGATGAACCACCATATACATATGGGTTACCAACAAACTGAGAACCGTAATTAACAACTGCGCTACCGCCTGAACCCGATGGTGAAGAGTAGCTCTTGCTTGAAGAACTGCCCGATGACTTTGATGATGACTTTGACTGGCTCTTTTCAGTAGCCTTCTTTGCTGCTTCCTGCGCAGCCTTACGCTCTGCCTCTTCCTTTGCTAATCGAGCTTCCTCAGCTGCCTTTGACTCAGCAACTGTGAAATCAGTAGAAAGAGTTACATAGTCTGTGCTGACATAACCCTCGCCATCATTACAAGTAACCTTTACCCAACCATCGCTAGCAGTGGACTCATCGATAACAACAAGATCGTCGCCCATTGGAAGAAGATCAAGAACAGATGAATCCTTTGAAGCTGACTCTCTAACCTTAAGAGTAGTTGTGGTAACTGTAGCAAGACGCTTTGAAACCTTCTTTGCAAGCTCCTCATCGTTCTGAACTACGTACTCGCTCTTTACATAACCTGTCACATCACCAGATGTAATCTTAAGCCAAGTGCCATCAGCAGCATCAACTGTCTCTGAAACTGTTGCAGCTGAATTGTTGTATAACTTTCCAACATACTCGCTTTCTGCTGA contains:
- the glpK gene encoding glycerol kinase GlpK, with translation MAKYVMALDAGTTSNRCILFNEKGEMCSVAQKEFTQYFPQPGWVEHDANEIWQTQLSVAREAMRKVGATSDDIAAIGITNQRETVIVWDRATGQPITHAIVWQCRRTADFAEQMKGKVPGIVEKFQQKTGLKFDPYFSGTKIRWILDNVEGARERAEKGELCFGTVDSWLIYKLTKGKVHVTDYSNASRTLLFNINTLEWDDELCQILEIPKSMLPEAKPSSCIYGETDPEFFGGPIRIAGAAGDQQAALFGQTCYKEGEAKNTYGTGCFMLMNTGEKPIFSKNDLLTTIAWGLDGKVTYALEGSVYVAGAAIQWLRDELKIVDSSPDSEYFATRVKDTNGCYVVPAFTGLGAPYWDPYARGAITGLTRGVNKYHLIRATLESLAYQTYDVLHAMELDSGKHLTALKVDGGASNNNFLMQFQSDIINTDVLRPSCVETTAMGAAYLAGLAVGYWKSKEDVIQNWSVDREFKPEMTDADRTAAIKGWSKAVAATRGWARE
- a CDS encoding glycerol-3-phosphate responsive antiterminator, giving the protein MHRDFIEKLEANPVIAAIKDDSGLKKAIATDCEIIFILYGDVCTIPGIVEQIKAAGKLAMVHLDLVAGLNNTKEISVDFIKNNTQADGIITTKGNLIGRAKELGLYTVLRYFVIDSMALVNIEKQDRHGVSQPDVIEILPGIVLPKIIKRVNQASRVPVLAGGLIGDRDDVMNALNNGVLAVSTTNEEVWKL
- the thrH gene encoding bifunctional phosphoserine phosphatase/homoserine phosphotransferase ThrH — encoded protein: MYITCLDLEGVLVPEIWIAFAEASGIPELKKTTRDEPDYDKLMNYRIGILKEHGLGLKEIQDTIATIDPLPGAKEFLDKLRANGQVVIISDTFAQFAGPLMEKLGMPTIFCNELVVGENGEITGYKMRCEKSKLTTVRALQSCGFETIASGDSFNDLAMIEASKAGFLFRTTDAIKRDYPQYPAFEEYNDLYNAIVSSQQ
- a CDS encoding homoserine dehydrogenase; its protein translation is MKAAIMGYGTIGSGVAKVLETNKDVLAERIGEPLELKYILDLRDFPGDPNEKLFVKDYKEIVKDKDVKIVVETMGGVEPAFTFVKAMLEAGKSVTTSNKALVADKGAELMQVAEKNNVNFVFEAAVGGGIPIIRTLTACLTGDVIEEMSAICNGTTNYMLTNMEQFGSDYAEILAEAQSLGYAEKDPTADVEGHDSCRKIAILTSLVSGKNVDFNDIPTEGISKISSTDFKYAKAMGRSIKLIAHSIKVGDTYACRVAPFLVKPDSMLYHVSGVMNAVSVRGNMLGESMYYGAGAGALPTASAVVGDMVFLARNPGKYIKLGWSDEKLELANPTKEKHRFFVRTSALQSNIENEFEEVEYSTLDLDNEVGFITAEMSEAEFAERSAALGGIISVIRMY
- a CDS encoding ACT domain-containing protein, which encodes MAEKTTYFVLKEKAVPEVLLKVVAAKKLLDTGKCDSVQEATEIVGISRSSFYKYKDDIFPFHEDTKGKTINMVIQLEDEPGILSRVLDEMAHFHVNILTIHQSIPVNGFATLTISVDVLEDSGDFSDLVTAIEAFDGVHYVKILARE
- the prfB gene encoding peptide chain release factor 2 (programmed frameshift) — encoded protein: MIELDQFKQRLTSQKNSMTEVRDSLDVAAKKARIEELEREMEAPDFWTDATASTAKMKELKSMKDDVAVIDKLEDLYKEIEDYIDLGNEEEDEEIVETVGILIEEFENDLETLRMKTLLSGEYDGDSAIVTLHSGAGGVEACDWVQMLYRMYSRWAGDMGFGVEELDYQEGDEAGIKSVTFQVNGENAYGYMKSEKGIHRLVRISPFNAQGKRQTSFASCDVMPDIEENVDVEIRDEDIRIDTYRSSGAGGQHINKTSSAIRITHFPTGIVVTCQNERSQFQNKDKAMQMLKTKLLLLKQEENAAKASGIRGEVSEIGWGNQIRSYVLQPYTMVKDLRTGEESGNADAVLDGKLTPFMNAYLKWLSLGCPDRGTSADE
- a CDS encoding S41 family peptidase → MQNNENEEYTYYYDAPENVVDVPTPAPNRKKWPVVLAAILGLIIGGIISAVALLSVFGSQFMVQEKPSEEVLDNLQKGETSGSKLSTIISIIENYYYQDVDSNDLVNGIYKGVVASLDDPYSEYYTAEEYEDLMSTLTGNYAGIGALLQKNAETGAVTITKVYAGTPAEKAGLLAGDYIVSADGNLATDEGLDTFVQHIRGEEGTDVELVISRDGEEQTVVCTRASIATPTVEHQMLEGNVGYIVVSQFTEHTYRDFVDAYKDLENQGMTSVIFDMRNNGGGLLDSVVEMLDYLLPDGTVVYTMDKAGEREDYRSDDASSKNIPMVVLVNENTASAAEIFTGAIRDFDYGTIIGTNTFGKGIVQSTIPLTDGSALKLTTQTYYTPSGECIHGKGIKPDIELEYEFMGGEDDTYSVDLDNQIQKALEVLRK
- the ftsX gene encoding permease-like cell division protein FtsX, encoding MKISTHIYNIGQGLKNVWRNKMFSLASIATMTACIFLFGIFYSLGTNFQSMVKTAEEGVAVTVFFDEGITQQRIDEIGEEIKKRVEVSKYNYVSAEQAWADYQEEYFGGNAELAAGFADDNPLANSANYEIYLNDVSMQPTLVSFLEGLDGVRQVNQSEVAAKTLTDVNKAITIVSMAIVALLLAVSVFLISNTVMVGISVRREEIAIMKLIGAKDAFVRAPFVVEGIFIGLIGSIIPLVLLFFIYGKVVEYASSEFNFLSNMVSFIPVETIFRTLVPISLCLGIGIGWVGSRVTLHKHLRV
- the ftsE gene encoding cell division ATP-binding protein FtsE is translated as MIRLDHVSKSYEAGKPALEDVTIHIDPGEFVFVVGDSGSGKSTLIRLLLKELEPSKGKIYINGQDLKKVTHKKIPMYRRNVGVVFQNFRLLPDRNVYENVAFAMKVVESSNREIKKKVPAILSLVGLAAKYKSRPSQLSGGEQQRVAIARALINEPKIILADEPTGNLDSDNTWEIMRLLEEINQRGTTVVVVTHNMEIVRAMNKRVITIKKGVVVDDFGGDNYED
- a CDS encoding PucR family transcriptional regulator, which encodes MISNQIMQNTLEGLHQLTKIDLAVMDSDGVMCAATFGDTTQYSDSVAVFAASEAESQVALGCHFFKVFDDQQLEFVILAVGDSEEASTVGKIAAFQIQELMIAYKERFDKDNFIKNLLLDNLLLVDIYNRSKKLHVDIAARRVVMIVEVGPEKDGDELDRVRSVFGGKNKDFVTAVDERNIIVVKELGENDSNNEIDKIAAVIIDAFHDKDDKKVRVSYGTIVGEIKEVSRSYKEASMAMDVGKIFFNDQNVIAYSQLGIGRLIYQLPIPLCKMFISEIFENKSPDDFDEETLTTISKFFENSLNVSETSRQLYIHRNTLVYRLDKLEKSTGLDLRVFEDAITFKIALMVVKYMKYMESEKF
- a CDS encoding C40 family peptidase, giving the protein MNSKMTKVVSYTLAACVVVSSISLTSDAATATSGVSALSSATGVLETTNYTAFAGAQLSVNDMLANATIIAAETQLADNGAEAVSSTEANPYENIAIAQVDNYVYIREQASAESEYVGKLYNNSAATVSETVDAADGTWLKITSGDVTGYVKSEYVVQNDEELAKKVSKRLATVTTTTLKVRESASKDSSVLDLLPMGDDLVVIDESTASDGWVKVTCNDGEGYVSTDYVTLSTDFTVAESKAAEEARLAKEEAERKAAQEAAKKATEKSQSKSSSKSSGSSSSKSYSSPSGSGGSAVVNYGSQFVGNPYVYGGSSLTNGTDCSGFVMSCYSAYGVSLPHSSSAMRSVGYGVSYDEMQPGDIVCYSGHVGIYAGNGTLLHASNKRTGITYSNVNYKTILAIRRIF